The Pontibacillus halophilus JSM 076056 = DSM 19796 genome segment AGCATAGGAGGTCTCATATGAATAGAAGGAATATCCCATTATTATTCGGAGTGCTCGCGCTTATCGCCATCTACTCCCCTGTCTTCTCTCGCTTCACACCATTAGTAGGTTTAGCTCTAGCTTGGTTTGGATTTTCCTATAGCAAACGCTTGAGGAAGAATGTTGACCGCTCTGGAAGCTTGATTACCGTTGGCAAAGTCCTATGCTTGTTTGGAATTGTTGCGTCTATCTTCATGTTATTCTATTTCAATAGTTACGCTGAACCACAACAATCATTTGAAAGTTTCCTCCTTCATGATTAAACTAATATATAGTCGTTACATAAAAGGAGGCTTTTTCATGAGTTCTAAACAATTTTCTACAGTCATCAACTGCATGGATGGGAGAGTACAACTCCCTGTAAACACTTGGATGCAAGAACGATACGGTGCTCCATACGTGGATACCATCACAGAAGCAGGCCCAAATAACATTCTTGTAAATGGTACTGAAGCGCAGCTAGCTTCAATGAAAGAAAAAGTACGCATCTCCGTTGAAGCACACGGTTCTGAAGTATTAGCCATTGTTGGCCACCATGATTGTGCCGGTAACCCAGTGTCTCGTGAAATCCAAGAACAACAAATACGCGAGGGTATATCCATTGTCAAAGGTTGGGGATTCCCAATCACAGTGATTGGCTTATTTGTGAATGAGAATTGGGAAGTAGAAGAAGTGTAAAGATTAAAGTACAGAAGGTTGACTAATTGAGTCGACCTTCTTTTTAAGATCATGTTGATGCAAGAAGGAGATGATGGGGTTGTTAAAGAACATTTTCTTGCAGAAAGAAATATTATGATAACGAGAGCGTTCATTCCTCTATCAAATCTATAAAACACCCAATTCCTTTCATCGTGTGCTTGACCAAGTCTAATGAACGAGTGGTGTTAAAGTCGGTATACTCTAGCGAGTGATTGGCCCCTTCGATTACCGTGGTCTTCATATGTTCTTTCCTGTTGAGTTGGTCTAAGAAGCACTTATCATAATGTCGATCCTCTGTGCCCATAATCACATATACGGGATTCGTCAATCTCAGTAGAGACTCTTTGAATTGGTCTTTCAGCAACAAAGGAGTGAGAAGTACGTAGGAAGTTGGTCGTTGATCAATGAATCTCTCAGCATCTAGCACAAGAGGTAGTGTTCCTAGCGATTTGGCGACAAAGGTGATGGATGTGTAACGATTTGGTTGAATGAATTCGTTCATCACTTGTTCCACCTCGAGAGAAACCAACATAGGTGTGTCCTGCACCATTCCAACGATTTCTTCCTCATTGTAGTCGTAATGAACATGAATCACATCAAACCCCTTCTCCAACATAAGCATCGTGGAATAGTACATATAAGGACGGTCGTAAGAATAACTCCTCCCAGAAAGCATGATACAAATCTTAGAAGAATTATTCTTTATGTATGTAACTGAGAGTTCACCCCTACTGCTGGTGACACTATGGATAGATACGTTCATAACCTTCTCTCCTCTTCCCTTATTCTTCAATCGTCTTGCCTTAGTAGCTTTAGATTAACATGACGATAGTATTTTAATTTACTTACTAGCTAAGATTAACCTCCAATACAATAGGACTTGAAATCAAGATCACTCTGAGTAAATCTTTCACTAACACCCCCGTTACTACGATAAAGATAATTTTCTACTAGATATTATAGTTACGGTATGCTATACTAGCGTAGCGATGAGCTGAATTGCATAAGACGAGATTGACGCGCCTTTATGGCAAGGCACTAATGTGGAGTGCTGTCTCTCGCCGCAATACGCAAAGACGTCCTTTATAGGGCGTCTTTTATTTTTGGATAATATGCTGCTCTATCCGTTTCCCTGCGTTTATGTTCTAAAGGGCTAATGTTTTATTGAACACTCGCACCCTTTACAGGAAGACTTGATTTCGAGATATTTCAACTTAATTTTTTGAGTATCAACTTTCATCGACATTATACGATTGATCTCTAACTACTACAGTTTCAGGCGCAAATCGAATTAAGACATTATTAGGATCTTGATCTTTAAATCTACAATCCCAGTTATTTTCATTTGGACCTAAATATTTTGTAAATAAGCGTTTAGCTAAGCTAGAATCAAATGATTCTACAGTTGCTTTTCCTCTAAAGCCCGCGTGCAGTACTTTCCCTGTTCCAGGATCAAAATCCACAATACCTATA includes the following:
- a CDS encoding pyridoxamine 5'-phosphate oxidase family protein, whose amino-acid sequence is MEIIKGERSFDLDKFLEKPLFAHLSTSSPEGPRDSPVWFLWEDKCLWIIGTPGDTFPLRIKEQPSCAIGIVDFDPGTGKVLHAGFRGKATVESFDSSLAKRLFTKYLGPNENNWDCRFKDQDPNNVLIRFAPETVVVRDQSYNVDES
- a CDS encoding alpha/beta hydrolase → MNVSIHSVTSSRGELSVTYIKNNSSKICIMLSGRSYSYDRPYMYYSTMLMLEKGFDVIHVHYDYNEEEIVGMVQDTPMLVSLEVEQVMNEFIQPNRYTSITFVAKSLGTLPLVLDAERFIDQRPTSYVLLTPLLLKDQFKESLLRLTNPVYVIMGTEDRHYDKCFLDQLNRKEHMKTTVIEGANHSLEYTDFNTTRSLDLVKHTMKGIGCFIDLIEE
- a CDS encoding carbonic anhydrase; the protein is MSSKQFSTVINCMDGRVQLPVNTWMQERYGAPYVDTITEAGPNNILVNGTEAQLASMKEKVRISVEAHGSEVLAIVGHHDCAGNPVSREIQEQQIREGISIVKGWGFPITVIGLFVNENWEVEEV